Part of the Benincasa hispida cultivar B227 chromosome 12, ASM972705v1, whole genome shotgun sequence genome is shown below.
AAGAGGTCCTTCCCatattaaaaatttcaaaaattaattgatgacttaaatataaaattgaataatgTCTAACCCTAAACTTTCACTTATAATAGATCTAGATTTTTATTAAACACAATCagaaatagataaatttattgaatacatctttttttaaaaagaacacaaatttcaaagtttaaaaatatacctcagacactttttaaagttttaagACTTATATAACATTTTTCAAAACTCAAAGAATCAAATAGACtcaaataaaaagtttaaaagactttaactaaaaattacaaaaatgataGAATAAAGACATTACACAAAATTTTTCGATAACCATTAGgcactaaattaaaattttattgacgTAAGTACAAAATTGTTAGGACATATTTGGattgattagagaaaaaaatgttatttttatttaaactcttttaataaaaacgatttaaattatatttaaaagtgtttcaaaaactatATTGAGTGGTTatcaaatacttcaattttttccaaaagaacttatttacaaaatttaaacacttgaaaagttaaaccaaatatACTCTTAATTTACCTATTaaattcttcataaatttcagatagttattaaatataaatgtaaaatttaagtattaattttgtaatttaaccatCATTGTTTaggaaataaaattatttgGAGTTGTCTGCACGTGTCCTTGCATATGGACCTTTTTGGATTTTGACAGCTTCTTCCAACGATGAAGCCGAAATTGACGAGGATTTCGTTTTCAAATCCATATTGGCATgaataaatatcattttatacACATTTCAAACAAATAATTGTCATTTTAAATAATCAGCCGGCACTGACTATTTTTTGCCTTGTCATACAACATAAACATTTTGGTACTTTAAGAAGCTCAAATTTCATATCTGCatcatattatttaaattatgtcTTGACCCGAGTTATATTATTGTACAATTGAACACGATCCAACTCAATAGATAAAACATTAATTACTATTCTAAGAGTTTATGGTTCAATCTTTCAATCCATTTTATGTCATTCCGCCCTTTTAGAGTGCAACATGTTTAACATGTTGATACCTTAAGAAAGAAGCTTGGATTTATAGTATTAGATGATCTAAATTATGTCGTGAAACGAGTTACAATGTACAATTGAACAGAAATAGTTGAATCAGCTCGATAGATAAGATACTAATTACCATCTCAAATATCGATGGTTATATCTTTCAATCCCGCAATCTTTTAAATCTGaaagaaaattaacaaaaaagaaacaaaatgcaTGGGCACCATTGTTTTATGCCATTTCAGCCTTCTAGAGTGCTACATGCTTTGTTCAACTAAAAATCCAAAGAAAGACAGAAACacataaaataaacaaaaagaagGCCAAATTCCGAGGCCTCCAGGGGATCAAAAAGCTTCTCATTATCACTTTACAAATAATGCCGGAGGGAACAAAATTCCTATTAGGTTGGCTAGTTCCAAAATCTAATTGACCGCAGTCATGTTAATCAGTTTCTCTGTATCCCTACAAAACTGCTGgctgcttttttttttatcttttttctttttttgggttTCTTCTGAAGCAAAATCATAAACAGACCAGAATTGATTATGCTTGAAAATGCGATAATCAGTTACCTTCTAACAAGCTCCTCAATCTACTTGTAGCCTCCTCTGTCAGATTACATGACTTGCATATTCGCTGCTGAGGAACGCAGCTCGGAGAAGAAAAGCAGATTACAATTGCAGTAAGATTATCTGATGTGTTGAGACGCAAAGCTTCCTGGACTAATTCTCGAGAACTTTGATGAGGGTCATTGTGCTTCCTCAACCCACGTCGAACGAGACTGACAGCATATTGGCTTGACATAACATCCCAAATCCCGTCACAGCCAAGAATCAAGAACTCGTCATCATTTGTTAAAATAACATGCTCCACTTGTGGATCAGCAATGAGAGGTGATGAGGACCCATTTGGTAATTTCAGGTCCCAATCCCCTAAGGTCCTGGTCACTGAAATATAGCCATTAACATACCCATCATCTACGAACCCACCCATCCCTTCCACTCGCTTGAGCTCAAGTAAATTAGAAGGTCTGTGATCTTGAGACATTGGGACTGCTATACCTTTCCTACATAAGACTGCTCGGCAGTCACCGGCATTTGCAACAAGCAAATGCCTCCCAAGAACCAACGCCGTTAATGCAGTTGTCCCACACGAGCTGCTAACACTTTGCTCATCAGCCAAGGCAAGATCTGCCAGTTGGAATGCTTTGCGATGAGAGTTCTCCAAATCTTTCAGGGAAATAGAATCAATGTCCTGCATTTTTAACCAATCAGCATCTTCAAAGAATAATCTCATGGCATTCCTCTTGAGAAAAGCAGCTGCGTGAGGCCCTCCATGACCATCAAAAACAGCATAGAAACCATTAGGCATAGAACATTTGAACACAGATCTGAGGTGGGCAGACAGATCATCAATGCAGACATGTTCATCATCCATAGAATCCCGAGCTCCAATGTCTGCATAGCTACCAGATCGAATGTTTGGAACAAAATCTATGGCAGTTGATTTTATATGCACATCTTCAACAATATCTGAGCAACTAACTGCCTGCTTGACCAAAGATAAAAAAGCAGGGTAAGGAATTCTCCAGGCATTCGAGAATTTGGTATGGAATGCagtatcatatattaacaatataaGGACAGAAAACATCTAAAATATGTCGTGCTAGTAATTACTAACTAGTAGAAAGCAAACCAAGCAAATATAGCGTCAGCAGAAGATCTGTATATTAGCAGTGGTAACATTATTTTCTACTTTTGTAATCGTTACATGTTAAGTATGAATATCTTAGTAGCTTAATGTTGCTGGATCATTCATACTAATAATATAAGGACAGAAAACATCTAAAATATGTCGTGTTAGTAATTACTAACTAGTAGAAGCAAACCAAGCAAATATAGCATCAGCAGAAGATCTGCATATTAGCAGTGGGAAAATCAATCACACTTTATATAAACAATCCAGCAACATAGAGCTACTAAGATTTTCATACTTAACATGTAAGGATTACAAAAGTAGAAGATAATGTTCCCTATTAATATCCAGAGAAGTCGCATTTTCTTGCACTTCGAACCTCAGCCCCACCTCTCCCAAATTAAACAGTTGATTttgcaaaataaataatttagtttgaaaaataatCAACAGAAAATGTAAATGACTAAGTAGGAAAATGAATGAAGTTGACATTTTTGGTCTCTCATATAGTATGTATTTAAGTGGTAGTTGTGAGTCTAGtgataagagttataattataatttggaTTGGAATGAAATGAGGGGGAGGCATGAAGTTGACACCTTAAGTTCGAAGGGCTAGCGTCCTTGTTTAATCTTTGATCTTAGAGATGTAGAAAATCCAATTTAAGGGTTACCATGGCTCACAAGTCTGAACACAAACCTTCATCGTCAAAAAGGGTTTTGCTTCAttgtgaaataaatttaaaaattaaaaaaaaaaggtttttcttCAGAAGTAAGGAAAAGACCACGCATTAAAGGAGAATTGTTGGGGTTAGTTGTTCAGATTTTTTAATAGATCTAGAATAGTTTTGGTTCCGATTTCAATTGGAAGGGAAAAAATAAGGGTTCACAGAAGTCTAAAGTTCTTTAGTAGTAAAAGA
Proteins encoded:
- the LOC120067905 gene encoding probable protein phosphatase 2C 13 isoform X1, with protein sequence MVAEAEIKCPKSVPLMKINYHLRVTDDRDLQIDLPHPSSSPVFAEAVSCSDIVEDVHIKSTAIDFVPNIRSGSYADIGARDSMDDEHVCIDDLSAHLRSVFKCSMPNGFYAVFDGHGGPHAAAFLKRNAMRLFFEDADWLKMQDIDSISLKDLENSHRKAFQLADLALADEQSVSSSCGTTALTALVLGRHLLVANAGDCRAVLCRKGIAVPMSQDHRPSNLLELKRVEGMGGFVDDGYVNGYISVTRTLGDWDLKLPNGSSSPLIADPQVEHVILTNDDEFLILGCDGIWDVMSSQYAVSLVRRGLRKHNDPHQSSRELVQEALRLNTSDNLTAIVICFSSPSCVPQQRICKSCNLTEEATSRLRSLLEGN
- the LOC120067905 gene encoding probable protein phosphatase 2C 13 isoform X3; its protein translation is MNERKSTMHAVSCSDIVEDVHIKSTAIDFVPNIRSGSYADIGARDSMDDEHVCIDDLSAHLRSVFKCSMPNGFYAVFDGHGGPHAAAFLKRNAMRLFFEDADWLKMQDIDSISLKDLENSHRKAFQLADLALADEQSVSSSCGTTALTALVLGRHLLVANAGDCRAVLCRKGIAVPMSQDHRPSNLLELKRVEGMGGFVDDGYVNGYISVTRTLGDWDLKLPNGSSSPLIADPQVEHVILTNDDEFLILGCDGIWDVMSSQYAVSLVRRGLRKHNDPHQSSRELVQEALRLNTSDNLTAIVICFSSPSCVPQQRICKSCNLTEEATSRLRSLLEGN
- the LOC120067905 gene encoding probable protein phosphatase 2C 13 isoform X2, with product MELRQDWFLFKTPPEPLHRWVFKAVSCSDIVEDVHIKSTAIDFVPNIRSGSYADIGARDSMDDEHVCIDDLSAHLRSVFKCSMPNGFYAVFDGHGGPHAAAFLKRNAMRLFFEDADWLKMQDIDSISLKDLENSHRKAFQLADLALADEQSVSSSCGTTALTALVLGRHLLVANAGDCRAVLCRKGIAVPMSQDHRPSNLLELKRVEGMGGFVDDGYVNGYISVTRTLGDWDLKLPNGSSSPLIADPQVEHVILTNDDEFLILGCDGIWDVMSSQYAVSLVRRGLRKHNDPHQSSRELVQEALRLNTSDNLTAIVICFSSPSCVPQQRICKSCNLTEEATSRLRSLLEGN